The following coding sequences are from one Mycoplasma mycoides subsp. capri window:
- the yqeH gene encoding ribosome biogenesis GTPase YqeH — protein sequence MKSCLGCGSLLQTINKFEQGYVNDTEHAYCLRCFKIKNYNQLVDSEINDQQFINKISTLVNENKNNDLVFYYVLDVFDLFGSRILEIENLIKDFKVILVVNKIDLLPKSIKLEKIRNYINNVFKTSCLKNLEIFLTSANKINLVEPLLNKVIKNNKNQQYFIGASNVGKSSLINKMLEINQLIPSIVVSKYFNTTLDFIEIQLDTNTTIFDSAGVSRKNSIANLMNKRFQSYCYFKKEIQQFTYQLTPNNSIFFSGVCWFDYLSSSNQKTNFHIYTNKEINLHRTNTKNVIRYWNNNRKNLIPYINNSEKIQVYEFKFTKEHLNNWYDISISGLGWINFKVETEMIIRINIPSDQKTVLVSLNEPLI from the coding sequence ATGAAATCATGTTTAGGTTGTGGGAGTTTATTACAAACAATAAATAAATTTGAACAAGGTTATGTAAATGATACTGAACACGCTTATTGTTTAAGATGTTTTAAAATTAAAAACTACAATCAATTAGTAGATAGTGAAATTAATGATCAACAATTTATTAATAAAATTTCAACATTAGTTAATGAAAATAAAAATAATGATTTAGTTTTTTATTATGTTTTAGATGTTTTCGATTTATTTGGATCAAGAATATTAGAAATAGAAAACTTAATTAAAGATTTTAAAGTTATTTTAGTAGTTAATAAAATAGATTTACTACCAAAATCTATTAAACTTGAAAAAATTAGAAATTATATTAATAATGTCTTTAAAACTAGTTGTTTAAAAAATTTAGAAATCTTTTTAACTAGTGCTAATAAGATTAACTTAGTTGAACCTTTATTAAACAAAGTAATTAAAAATAATAAAAACCAACAATACTTTATTGGAGCAAGTAATGTTGGTAAATCTAGTTTGATTAATAAAATGCTAGAAATAAATCAATTAATTCCAAGTATAGTTGTTTCAAAATATTTTAATACTACTTTAGATTTTATTGAAATTCAATTAGATACAAATACAACTATTTTTGATAGTGCTGGAGTTAGTAGAAAAAACAGTATTGCTAATTTAATGAATAAAAGATTTCAAAGTTATTGTTATTTTAAAAAAGAAATTCAGCAATTTACTTATCAATTAACACCTAATAATTCAATATTTTTTTCAGGAGTTTGTTGATTTGATTATTTAAGTTCATCTAATCAAAAAACTAATTTTCATATTTATACAAATAAAGAAATTAACTTACATAGAACTAATACTAAAAATGTTATAAGGTATTGAAATAATAATAGAAAAAACTTAATTCCATATATAAACAATAGTGAAAAAATTCAAGTTTATGAATTTAAATTTACAAAAGAACATTTAAACAATTGATATGATATTTCAATATCTGGATTAGGGTGAATTAATTTTAAAGTTGAAACTGAAATGATTATTAGAATTAATATTCCATCAGATCAAAAAACTGTACTAGTTAGCTTAAACGAACCTTTAATTTAA
- a CDS encoding C1 family peptidase — MKKTNKKIILLLQSIIIFVVIFFIFLKTNQNINITYVNKMITNTSNNTNLSKENRSYYSLRDDYILFNQYQYNTGLCWDFSATKSLETSLMINNNEMYDLSEASISINQKDLIAGGAWFFDYDQLIKENGISFESDFKLGDLYYVPNKGQYKTWLQKIYNSKNIKSFRDQVKDVSFNRYDLLNIKKHIVNNGSLFVPIKNYATKENQNYKHISIKTNNKTKVHELIYTSKINAHAVSIIGWDDQYLASDNSKGAFIVLNSDGYYSNNDGINFLPYNSKAIINDLNGYEYIADKLLISKSNNNFNNEFSNYYNTKNYGQKNYSSKAKNTNIFNTTQDVKIEYHINNNLAKLYNINAYIYLNDLDVSDLFKINADQNKIIIKSKDKLKSGSYTVKLIYQYSLLKDKTNTIKVKHEHRQIYLLDQTNTISANSYWDYNNKQHLVFHNYNSFVANDNLPVILIDKNNNLNFEYKPLYLYSDKKDKINYKINQKDILKPETILNKDQNEFQLDIDKYVDNKKIASNKYQFYRLDNNINYYFVKIYLTNNTKIKNLTNEIPFFKNSYFDKKYLETPTNNNLKFLKYVYINKNGEEEDLLFDQSKNKYYISYEIINSLKTNVLDLNYIGNKHKTNNQTYNTPIIIKPVFEEKEPTLIINNIKKYYLINQKINDEFDIKIIDNNQIKHIKPNVKIKNINNQYIDTIKYNDNKIILEFKYNNKTYNLDFNINPVKRIINIKPKLENTFIYDTNYHKLEFDTPIDKNIIKITNNEHINSGNYITTLEIIDNNYVFNNNKNKLEFKWSIKPKQISKSSIINKDKLIFDNKVLYSYDNKVFKEYHSLDKLEIPFNKIVYFKYKDDLNHDSSSTIKVNLEKYNLQNNKNKNISIIVLSIILPISLITIIAIIIIIIKNKNKKHIK, encoded by the coding sequence ATGAAAAAAACTAATAAAAAAATTATTTTATTATTACAATCAATAATAATATTTGTTGTTATTTTTTTTATATTTTTAAAAACAAATCAAAATATTAACATAACTTATGTTAATAAAATGATTACTAATACTTCAAATAATACTAATTTATCAAAAGAAAATAGATCATATTATTCTTTAAGAGATGATTATATTTTATTTAATCAATATCAATATAATACTGGGTTGTGTTGAGATTTTAGTGCTACAAAATCATTAGAAACCTCATTAATGATTAATAATAATGAAATGTATGATTTATCAGAAGCAAGCATTTCAATCAATCAAAAAGATCTAATTGCTGGTGGTGCTTGATTTTTTGATTATGATCAACTAATTAAAGAAAATGGAATCAGTTTTGAATCTGATTTTAAGCTTGGTGATTTATATTATGTACCAAATAAAGGTCAATATAAAACTTGATTACAAAAAATATACAATTCTAAAAACATTAAATCATTTAGAGATCAAGTAAAAGATGTTAGTTTTAATAGATACGATCTTTTAAATATAAAAAAACATATAGTAAATAATGGTTCATTATTTGTTCCAATTAAAAACTATGCTACTAAAGAAAATCAAAACTACAAACATATTAGTATAAAAACTAATAATAAAACTAAAGTTCATGAACTAATTTATACTAGTAAAATAAATGCACATGCTGTAAGTATTATTGGATGAGATGATCAATATTTAGCTAGTGATAATTCTAAAGGTGCTTTTATTGTTTTAAATAGTGATGGTTATTATAGTAATAATGATGGAATAAATTTTTTACCTTATAACTCAAAAGCAATTATTAATGATTTAAATGGGTATGAATATATTGCTGATAAATTATTAATTTCAAAAAGTAATAATAATTTTAATAACGAATTTTCTAATTATTACAATACAAAAAATTATGGTCAAAAAAACTATAGTTCAAAAGCAAAAAACACAAATATTTTTAATACAACTCAAGATGTAAAAATAGAATATCACATTAATAATAATCTTGCTAAACTCTATAATATTAATGCTTATATTTATTTAAATGATCTTGATGTTTCTGATTTATTTAAAATAAATGCTGATCAAAATAAAATAATAATAAAAAGTAAAGATAAATTAAAATCTGGTAGTTATACAGTTAAACTAATCTATCAATATAGTTTATTAAAAGATAAAACAAATACAATAAAAGTTAAACATGAACATAGACAAATTTATCTTTTAGATCAAACAAATACAATTTCAGCTAACTCATATTGAGATTATAATAATAAACAACATTTAGTTTTTCATAACTATAATAGTTTTGTTGCAAATGACAATTTACCTGTAATTCTTATAGATAAAAACAATAATCTTAATTTTGAATACAAACCTCTTTATCTTTATAGTGATAAAAAAGATAAAATAAACTATAAAATAAATCAAAAAGATATCTTAAAACCTGAAACTATCTTAAATAAGGATCAAAATGAATTTCAATTAGATATAGATAAATATGTAGATAATAAAAAAATAGCTTCAAATAAGTATCAATTTTATAGACTAGATAATAATATTAATTATTATTTTGTAAAAATTTATTTAACAAATAATACTAAAATTAAAAACTTAACTAATGAAATTCCTTTTTTTAAAAATAGTTATTTTGATAAAAAGTATTTAGAAACACCTACAAATAATAATTTGAAGTTTTTAAAATATGTATATATAAATAAAAACGGAGAAGAAGAAGATTTATTATTTGATCAATCTAAAAATAAGTACTATATATCATATGAAATTATAAATAGTTTAAAAACTAATGTATTAGATTTAAATTATATAGGTAATAAACATAAAACTAATAATCAAACATATAATACACCAATTATTATTAAACCTGTATTTGAAGAAAAAGAACCCACTTTAATAATAAATAATATTAAAAAATACTATTTAATAAATCAAAAAATTAATGATGAATTTGATATTAAAATAATAGATAATAACCAAATAAAACATATAAAACCAAATGTAAAAATTAAAAATATTAATAATCAATACATTGATACAATAAAATATAATGACAATAAAATTATTTTAGAATTTAAATATAATAACAAAACATATAATCTTGATTTTAATATCAATCCTGTAAAAAGAATAATAAATATCAAACCTAAACTAGAAAATACATTTATATATGATACAAACTATCATAAACTAGAATTTGATACACCAATTGATAAAAACATTATAAAAATAACTAATAATGAACATATTAATTCAGGAAACTATATAACAACATTAGAGATTATTGATAATAATTATGTATTTAATAACAATAAAAACAAATTAGAATTTAAATGATCAATAAAACCAAAACAGATTTCAAAATCATCAATTATAAATAAAGATAAATTAATATTTGATAATAAAGTTTTATATTCATATGATAATAAAGTGTTTAAAGAATATCATTCACTTGATAAGTTAGAAATTCCTTTTAATAAAATAGTTTATTTTAAATATAAAGATGATCTTAATCATGATTCTTCATCAACAATAAAGGTTAATCTTGAAAAATATAACTTACAAAACAATAAAAACAAAAATATTTCAATTATAGTTTTATCAATAATTTTACCTATTAGTTTAATAACTATAATTGCAATAATCATAATTATAATTAAAAACAAAAATAAAAAACATATCAAATAA
- the udk gene encoding uridine kinase, whose translation MSKKVSIILIAGGSASGKTTIASKIANEILKDKSVEHISMDNYYKDFTNLSLEQRNHINFDHPNSIDIDLLIKDLKQLLKRHDIFVPTYDYKKHIRTNKEKLIKASDVIIVDGIFSLHFEKLRELGDIKIFVKTPDDLRFIRRLVRDIKERNRTIESVIDQYLTDVKPMHDLFIEQTIDYADIVIPFKKGNDVAIDIVASKIKDLLN comes from the coding sequence ATGAGTAAAAAAGTTAGCATTATTTTAATAGCTGGTGGTAGTGCTAGTGGAAAAACAACTATTGCTAGTAAAATAGCTAATGAGATTTTAAAAGATAAATCTGTAGAACATATTTCAATGGATAATTACTATAAAGATTTTACTAACTTATCTTTAGAGCAAAGAAACCATATTAATTTTGATCACCCAAATTCAATTGATATTGATCTTTTAATTAAAGATTTAAAACAACTTTTAAAAAGACATGATATTTTTGTTCCAACTTATGATTATAAAAAACATATTAGAACAAATAAAGAAAAACTAATTAAAGCTAGTGATGTTATTATAGTTGATGGTATCTTTTCATTACATTTTGAAAAATTACGCGAACTTGGAGATATTAAAATATTTGTAAAAACTCCTGATGATTTAAGATTTATTAGAAGATTAGTCAGAGATATAAAAGAACGTAATAGAACTATTGAAAGTGTTATTGATCAATACTTAACTGATGTTAAACCTATGCATGATCTTTTTATAGAACAAACTATTGATTATGCAGATATTGTAATACCATTTAAAAAAGGAAATGATGTAGCTATTGATATAGTTGCTTCAAAAATTAAAGACTTATTAAATTAA
- a CDS encoding Y-family DNA polymerase, with translation MFNKTIIHIDMDAFFASCMQLKHPELKNKPIVISNSFDKSIISTASYEARKYNIKAAMPLFKAKKLYPQIISVKPDMIFINNISHQIWEFIKNNYTNKIEVASIDEAYLDVSDLVKNTNVLILAKNIQKDIYDQFNLTCSIGIGFNRFSAKMSTSLHKPNGITLTTTSNFKDNIWPISINKMYGFGQSAAKLLNNTKIKTIKDLALLSDVEVYQLLNKKGLALKSEALGLGSDYINYLSNDYKSISKETTLNTPIYQYDEIETIILNLSKFISYKLHKNQLLCKTIEIKIRYKIDEKLFDKQKNLTSRHKQITLKNHTNDFEKIYNSALDCFYSLYDQNKGILLIGVGVSKLIHKNQNWVQLDIENQTKVDKNQIDNALKIENMIFDINKKFKKPVILKAKDLKKSS, from the coding sequence ATGTTTAACAAAACTATTATTCATATAGATATGGATGCTTTTTTTGCAAGTTGTATGCAATTAAAACACCCTGAATTAAAAAATAAACCTATAGTAATTTCTAATAGTTTTGATAAATCTATTATTTCAACAGCTAGTTATGAAGCTAGAAAATATAATATAAAAGCAGCTATGCCTTTATTTAAAGCAAAAAAACTTTATCCTCAAATTATAAGTGTTAAACCAGATATGATTTTTATTAATAATATTTCACATCAAATTTGAGAATTTATAAAAAATAATTATACTAATAAAATTGAAGTTGCTTCAATTGATGAAGCTTATTTAGATGTAAGTGATTTGGTTAAAAATACAAATGTACTTATACTAGCTAAAAATATTCAAAAAGATATTTATGATCAATTTAATCTAACTTGTTCAATTGGAATTGGGTTTAATAGATTTAGTGCTAAAATGTCAACTAGTTTACATAAACCAAACGGAATTACTTTAACAACAACTAGTAATTTTAAAGATAACATTTGACCTATTTCAATTAATAAAATGTATGGTTTTGGTCAATCAGCAGCTAAACTTTTAAATAATACAAAAATTAAAACTATTAAAGATTTAGCTTTATTAAGTGATGTTGAAGTTTATCAATTATTAAATAAAAAAGGTCTAGCTTTAAAAAGTGAAGCTTTAGGTTTAGGAAGTGATTATATTAATTATTTATCAAATGATTATAAAAGTATTTCAAAAGAAACAACTTTAAATACACCAATTTATCAATATGATGAAATAGAAACTATTATTTTGAATTTATCTAAATTTATTTCATATAAATTACACAAAAATCAATTATTATGTAAAACTATTGAAATTAAAATTAGATATAAAATTGATGAAAAACTTTTTGATAAACAAAAAAACTTAACAAGTAGACACAAACAAATTACTTTAAAAAACCACACTAATGATTTTGAAAAAATCTATAATAGTGCATTAGACTGTTTTTATAGTTTATATGATCAAAATAAAGGAATTTTATTAATTGGAGTAGGTGTTAGCAAACTAATTCATAAAAATCAAAATTGAGTACAACTTGATATTGAAAATCAAACCAAAGTTGATAAAAATCAAATAGATAATGCTTTAAAAATAGAAAATATGATTTTTGATATTAATAAAAAATTTAAAAAACCAGTTATTTTAAAAGCTAAAGATTTAAAAAAATCTAGCTAA